A segment of the Synechococcales cyanobacterium T60_A2020_003 genome:
CTTGACCCAGATAAAGATCCGCTAGGGGGTGGATATCACCTGATTCAGTCTCGGATTGCGATTGGGGCAGGGCAACTTTGGGGACAAGGGCTTAACCAGGGGACGCAAACCCAACTCAGCTTTATTCCGGAGCAACATACAGACTTCATTTTTTCAGCCGTAGGTGAAGAACTAGGGTTTGTGGGCTGTATGGCGATGCTGATTGCGTTTTGGCTCATTTGCTTGCGGCTAGTTCTGATTGCCCAGAATGCCAAGGATAATTTTGGGTCGCTCCTAGCCGTTGGGGTATTGGCGATGCTCGTATTCCAGGTACTTGTGAATATTGGAATGACGATTGGACTAGCACCAGTAACTGGAATTCCCTTACCTTGGATGAGCTATGGACGCTCTGCTCTACTGACTAATTTTATTGCCATTGGACTTGTGGAATCGGTTGCCAATCATCGCCATCGTCTAAGGTTTTAGCAGGGTTTATCAATTCTGATGGTTGAGGCATGGCTTGAGTCGTTTATCCTCCAGTATTCTGGATAGAGAGTTGTCTACACTACGTACCCCAGTTAACACTATGATTTTTCCAGGTTCTGCTGTTCGCGTTGTAAACGCAGATGACACTTATTATGGTTTTCAGGGCCTTGTGCAGCGTATAAGCGGTAGCAAGGTAGCCGTCCTGTTTGAAGGGGGGAATTGGGATAAGTTAGTCACCTTCAATCTGTCAGAACTAGAGTTGGTTGATGCC
Coding sequences within it:
- a CDS encoding DUF3252 domain-containing protein, which encodes MIFPGSAVRVVNADDTYYGFQGLVQRISGSKVAVLFEGGNWDKLVTFNLSELELVDAKAGRKK